A part of Plasmodium sp. gorilla clade G2 genome assembly, chromosome: 8 genomic DNA contains:
- a CDS encoding alpha/beta hydrolase, putative: protein MSNSSDHKKEEGFYNHIYPSCKEKEQNTNDITNIVMHKNNSYSTNCKKNKQKRNNNLKENSIIYNNNTNLYIDLQKKEENTINNKVENNVCYSSIMNDTNSILCPNKKINTNEEIKNIDTNKNTNKKYISLLKSIIHSKDDANILIKIKESKNNKNQNDVDIIQDNNYNNNIINEHVKNNNKYYYQSDDKTKYLSNYKSKKKYKDKKKNEKMYNSSQKHFDEKYKSNTIKKEGNINGDKPLDEQKCSDVENFIIYKVPKYLKKKNIKCPFVYRKVFFGKYGIINYDIKGNITDTLVITFHGLNGSNVTFLEMQNILIKYKFQVLNFDLYGHGLSACPKYNHKKKTYGIDFFLYQIEELLNHLKLQDKDFYLIGFSMGCVIAICFAKKYIKQVKKIILISPVGLLEKKPFPLKILKLFPCLINLSSFFMLPCFFSKRKFKKKGEAQNDTEDFMYNRFMWQAFVKKNISHSILGCINNLKMWSAHEIFKDVGLHKIQVLFLCGENDHFCKPQVFKNASTYFINCHLIIFKNASHLVLLEKNHEINLCALTFFHMPNNVELKDFHHLFPVDSIGNYVFIS, encoded by the coding sequence ATGAGTAATTCCAGTGATCATAAAAAGGAGGAAGGgttttataatcatatatatccttCTTGTAAggaaaaagaacaaaatacaaatgatataacaaatattgTCATGCATAAAAACAATAGTTATTCTACGAActgcaaaaaaaataaacaaaagagaaataataatttaaaagagaACTCCATAatttacaataataatactaaCTTATATATAGacttacaaaaaaaagaggaaaaTACAATAAACAATAAAGTGGAGAATAATGTTTGCTACAGTTCGATTATGAATGATACAAATTCCATATTATGtccaaacaaaaaaataaatacaaatgaagaaataaaaaatatagatacaaataaaaatacaaataaaaaatatatatctctGCTGAAAAGCATTATACATTCAAAAGATGATGcaaatatattaatcaaAATCAAAGAgagtaaaaataataagaatcaGAATGATGTTGATATAATAcaagataataattataataataatattattaatgagCATGTgaaaaacaataataagTATTACTATCAAAGTGatgataaaacaaaatatctTTCAAATtacaaatcaaaaaaaaaatataaagataaaaaaaaaaatgaaaaaatgtataattcCTCACAAAAACATtttgatgaaaaatataaaagtaatacaattaaaaaagaaggaaATATAAATGGTGACAAACCTTTAGATGAACAAAAATGTTCAGATGTAgagaattttattatatataaagtaccaaagtatttaaagaaaaaaaatatcaaatgCCCATTTGTATATAGAAAAGTATTCTTTGGAAAATATggtataataaattatgatataaaagGTAATATTACAGATACATTAGTAATAACATTTCATGGATTGAATGGATCTAATGTAACCTTTTTAGAAAtgcaaaatattttaataaaatataaatttcaaGTTCTtaattttgatttatatGGACATGGGTTATCTGCATGTCctaaatataatcataaaaaaaaaacttatggaattgatttttttttatatcaaatagaagaattattaaatcATTTAAAATTACAAGATAaagatttttatttaattggtTTTTCAATGGGATGTGTTATAGCTATATGTTttgcaaaaaaatatataaaacaagtaaagaaaattattttaatatctcCAGTAGGccttttagaaaaaaaaccttttcctttaaaaatattaaaattatttccttgcttaattaatttatcttctttttttatgctaccttgttttttttcaaaaaggaaattcaaaaaaaaaggagaGGCTCAAAATGATACAGAAgattttatgtataatagATTTATGTGGCAAgcatttgttaaaaaaaatatttctcatTCTATACTAGgatgtataaataatttaaaaatgtgGAGTGCTCATGAAATTTTCAAAGATGTAGGACTTCATAAAATTCAAGTTTTATTCTTATGTGGAGAAAATGATCATTTTTGTAAACCACAAGTATTCAAAAATGCatctacatattttattaattgtcacttaatcatttttaaaaatgctTCCCACTTAGTTTTATTGGAAAAAAATCACGAAATTAATTTGTGTGCCTTAACATTTTTTCACATGCCAAATAATGTAGAATTAAAGGATTTCCACCATTTATTCCCTGTTGACAGCATAGGAAATTACGTATTCATAtcataa
- a CDS encoding ubiquitin conjugation factor E4 B, putative, with protein MVDKIKEDAIIQNTFQICLKKEECNNNKLYLESYVKELNENNEELYFLVDNLYFILLHKISDLHRQKKNCLSYLCSCASRLVDKSLYKGINMNNKESDIIINEISDQIVNSVIIYLENLDIYPNMKISKNERMEVFYDFLKKSCTSRFLKKLLSFIEENDKSEEDENSKQLNKFFNPIIELILNNLINRSLVYPKNDVAVLFSFLTGFKPIADLIAQNKSMFLYINVKDRMKDNMYSDIKKESDKNLLSTCKSMPVNTSDCSTNDNNSSNINDAVPQEGNTTTSSNNNNNINNNINNNVTNIVNNNLSNNSSSRRSVPYTHFRSTFIQNNYSHFSRDKEISTCGYNFQLNSLLGRLISPTIINMPNIMKKEEIAMYKYFYNTNTNSLNKMTLNTLKNTYTLLRKDTDWILENCVEIIKNLLKSSSDSKKVILLWINCILISNEKKTKIMYHYSTYPQSLDTSYGLFLKLLGENSYGFCLNMFWVLLCLCEPITVNKINDFDFFFFLRNDPFSKFLLKNITNQSSFEDKSNVEKIKKNVERSECFQKEPKFITCIFWMTFKSLSVFFKPAVDEFIKIVQETGNAKDKDFYYMNIHAWKIFLYNTRFNQLLFKFLHLCMNYFLHVAYLYDMNGNINNSMKTCLSEHNNNLVHLVLKCCPPPNEKYYNNSKEGTTEGSNNMVSSMRENEKVERNEHSEDNKRIENNDRVVENNQLNESTRNGSINEDLNRVETEGMDISNETNRTASLGINNNVENTPVMIRPLDGSDDHLYASPHFSIIPTFFLSDIFEILYLLYELDLFKGPNNETLMNYLDIDLFLAFSIFTMLSENHIKSIHLRCESAPKTFSFLYKLDNLKKVIEESDLTKKYIIKSLTNVFIASQKGEYTERMQTRVRIVENFNSFFLNKTYVNQFTQLVINNNNLFVHLIHLLLNDVSFLVEEVVSYLSEIKRREENNKKKKDSQQENEQEANSNSYLNATTRNSRTSNGNNNSISSMNYSPLNNNNNNNNNNNNYINNNNNNNNNNNFNDSSFNSDNNSDDGDEDGIDNDLSNESMRNLAAKTKMIITYCYKSCIFLNLLCKNYPNNILTSNTILSQIVTCLNCYFDYLVGPKCLNIKVKNMEQYNFRPQLWLTSIVESYLFLLNSDKEHEELLIREIANEGRYYKPEIFNKAYYICKREGLLHKEELNKFKNFCQEIVDMKDEVELFNDVDDIPDNFLDPILQDIMLDPVLLPTSGIIIDRKNIERHLMSEPNDPFNRAPLSKEQLVPMPQLKEEIQNYINKLRQEKKKKKKKIDNIDFDVDNEPFPNFENDKSAEVEKNET; from the coding sequence atggTGGACAAAATTAAAGAAGACGCTATTATTCAGAACACTTTTCAAATATGTTTGAAAAAAGAggaatgtaataataataaattatatttagaaTCATATGTGaaagaattaaatgaaaacaaTGAGgagttatattttttggttgataatttatatttcattttactTCACAAGATAAGTGATTTACATAGACAGAAGAAAAATTGTTTAAGTTATTTATGTTCATGTGCTTCTCGATTAGTTGATAAAAGTTTATATAAAggtataaatatgaataataaggaaagtgatataataattaatgaGATATCTGATCAAATTGTTAATagtgtaattatatatttagaaaatttggatatatatccaaatatgaaaataagtaaaaatgaaagaatGGAAGtattttatgattttttaaaaaaatcatGTACTTCTcgatttttaaaaaaactaTTATCTTTTATAGAAGAAAACGATAAAAGCgaagaagatgaaaataGTAAACAGTTAAATAAATTCTTTAATCCAATAAtagaattaatattaaataatttgatTAATAGAAGTTTAGTATACCCAAAAAATGATGTTGCTGTTTTGTTCAGTTTCTTGACAGGTTTCAAACCTATAGCTGATTTGATAGCACAAAATAAGtctatgtttttatatataaatgtgaaAGATCGTATGAAGGATAATATGTATAgtgatataaaaaaggaaagtgataaaaatttattatcaacATGTAAGAGTATGCCTGTAAATACGTCGGATTGTTcaacaaatgataataatagcaGCAATATTAATGATGCTGTTCCACAAGAAGGAAATACAACCACGAgctctaataataataataatataaataataatataaataataatgtaactaatattgttaataataaccttagtaataatagtagcAGTCGTCGAAGCGTGCCATACACACATTTTCGTAGCACatttatacaaaataattattctcATTTCAGTAGAGATAAAGAAATTAGTACTTGTGGCTATAACTTTCAATTGAATAGCTTACTGGGTAGACTAATTTCACCCACAATTATTAATATGccaaatataatgaaaaaagaagagattgctatgtataaatatttctataataCTAATACAAATagtttaaataaaatgaccctaaatacattaaaaaatacatatacttTATTAAGAAAAGATACAGATTGGATTTTAGAAAATTGTgtagaaataataaagaacTTATTAAAAAGTAGTAGTGATAGTAAAAaggtaatattattatggatAAATTGTATTCTTATTTCTAATGagaagaaaacaaaaataatgtatCATTATTCTACATATCCACAATCTTTAGATACTTCTTATggattatttttaaaattattggGTGAAAATTCTTATGGATTTTGTCTTAATATGTTCTGGgttttattatgtttatgtgAACCTATAActgtaaataaaattaacgattttgatttttttttctttttaagaAATGATCcattttcaaaatttttattgaaaaatattacaaaccAGTCGTCTTTTGAAGATAAATCCAATgtagaaaaaattaagaaaaatgTAGAACGTTCTGAATGTTTTCAAAAAGAACCTAAATTTATCACTTGTATATTTTGGATGACCTTTAAATCATTGAGTGTATTTTTTAAACCTGCAGTAGatgaatttattaaaatagtTCAAGAAACAGGCAATGCAAAAGATAaagatttttattatatgaatatacatGCATGGaaaatttttctatataatacACGATTTAATCAATTATTGTTTaaatttttacatttatgtATGAATTACTTTCTTCATGTTGCATATCTATATGATATGAatggaaatattaataattctatGAAAACTTGCTTGAgtgaacataataataatttggtTCATTTGGTTTTAAAGTGTTGTCCTCCTCCTAAcgagaaatattataataattcaaaagaAGGTACTACAGAAGgtagtaataatatggtTTCCAGCATGagagaaaatgaaaaagtaGAGAGGAATGAACACAGTGAAGATAACAAAAgaattgaaaataatgataggGTTGTTGAAAATAACCAATTGAATGAATCAACAAGAAATGGTTCCATAAATGAAGACCTTAATAGAGTAGAAACAGAAGGAATGGATATATCTAATGAAACAAATCGCACAGCATCATTaggtataaataataatgtagagAATACACCAGTGATGATAAGACCTTTGGATGGATCAGATGATCATTTATATGCATCTCCACACTTTTCTATAATACCtaccttttttttaagtgatatatttgaaatattatatttattatacgaATTAGATTTATTTAAAGGTCCAAATAATGAAACTTTAATGAATTATTTAGATATAGATTTATTTTTAGCCTTTTCTATTTTTACAATGTTAAGTGAAAATCATATTAAGAGTATTCATTTAAGATGTGAATCGGCTCCTAaaacattttcatttttatataaattagataatttaaaaaaggtAATTGAAGAATCAGATTTgactaaaaaatatattataaaatccTTAACAAATGTATTTATAGCTTCTCAAAAAGGAGAATATACAGAAAGAATGCAAACACGTGTACGCATAGTAGAGAACTTTAATagtttctttttaaataaaacatatgtaAATCAGTTTACACAATtagttataaataataataatttatttgtcCACTtgattcatttattattaaacgATGTGAGTTTTCTAGTTGAAGAAGTGGTCTCTTACTTATCtgaaataaaaagaagagaagaaaataataagaagaaaaaagacTCGCAACAAGAAAATGAGCAAGAGGCAAATTCAAATTCTTATTTAAATGCAACTACCAGAAATAGTAGAACATCAAATGGAAATAACAATTCGATTTCTAGTATGAATTATTCacctttaaataataataacaataacaacaacaataacaacaactatattaataataacaataataataacaataataacaattttaATGACTCCTCATttaatagtgataataatagtgatgaTGGAGATGAAGACGGAATTGATAATGATTTATCAAATGAAAGTATGAGAAACTTAGCAGCGAAAACAAAAATGATTATAACATATTGCTATAAATCatgcatatttttaaatttattatgtaaaaattaTCCAAATAATATACTTACATCTAATACCATACTTTCACAAATTGTTACATGCTTAAACtgttattttgattatttagTTGGTCCTAAATGTTTAAATATCAAAGTTAAAAATATGGAACAATATAATTTTAGACCACAACTATGGCTCACCAGTATAGTAGAATcttatttattcttattgAATTCTGATAAAGAACATGAAGAGTTATTAATTAGAGAAATAGCAAATGAAGGAAGATATTATAAACctgaaatttttaataaagcttattatatatgtaaaagaGAAGGATTATTACACaaagaagaattaaataaatttaaaaacttTTGTCAAGAAATTGTAGATATGAAAGATGAAGTAGAATTATTTAATGATGTTGATGATATACCTGATAATTTCTTAGATCCAATTCTACAAGATATTATGTTAGATCCCGTCCTTTTACCTACCTCTGGTATTATTATTGACAGAAAGAATATTGAAAGACATTTAATGAGTGAACCTAATGATCCATTTAATAGAGCCCCACTTTCAAAAGAACAGCTAGTACCCATGCCACAATTAAAGGAAGAAATACAaaattacataaataaattaagacaagaaaaaaaaaaaaaaaaaaaaaaaatagataataTAGACTTTGATGTTGACAATGAACCATTCCCTAATTTTGAGAACGACAAAAGTGCAGAAGtggaaaaaaatgaaacatgA
- a CDS encoding SNARE protein, putative: MFILSDDDVAYSNSINSEEIEESDYENSEARSRYYEETDEEESNNNDIDDEDSCLFKYVCIGSLDDVDILLKYSLFNRDIDKSANFIVKKILIASKKKLNYCNKKILNWDNHIIYFIICTDKKLALFLIGLDLKASFKNYAFEFLRKLEIYAKSNLFYDKNYVSTHVNPSKVHSIECFMKTTIKNLNKCCKNEKIFAVKQKLNKINSVMNNHIDTLYKSRGNIKALQYKTEDMSKNTFNFVQNTKKLKRIMFLKYWKTYFLCACFLVIGFKVYRSI, from the coding sequence ATGTTTATTCTTTCAGATGATGATGTTGCATATTCAAATAGTATAAACAGTGAGGAAATTGAAGAAAGCGATTATGAGAATAGTGAGGCACGTTCAAGATATTATGAAGAAactgatgaagaagaaagtaataataatgatatagatgatgaagattcatgtttatttaaatatgtatgtataggTTCTTTAGATGatgtagatatattattaaaatatagtCTTTTTAATAGAGATATAGATAAATCAGCAAATtttattgtaaaaaaaatattaattgcttcaaaaaagaaattaaattattgtaataaaaaaatattaaattgggataatcatataatatattttattatatgtacagATAAAAAACTagcattatttttaataggTTTAGATTTAAAAGcatcatttaaaaattatgcaTTCGAATTTTTAAGAAAGCTTGAAATATATGCTAAATccaatttattttatgataaaaattatgtatcAACTCATGTAAACCCATCAAAAGTTCATAGTATTGAATGTTTTATGAAAAcaacaataaaaaatttaaataaatgttgtaaaaatgaaaaaatctTTGCtgtaaaacaaaaattaaataaaattaattcagttatgaataatcatattgatacattatataaatcaagAGGAAATATTAAAGCATTACAATATAAAACTGAAGATATGtcaaaaaatacatttaattTTGTGCAAAACaccaaaaaattaaaaagaattatgTTTCTTAAATACTGGAAAACTTATTTTCTATGTGCTTGCTTTTTAGTCATAGGATTTAAAGTATACAGATCGATTTAA
- a CDS encoding SPRY domain, putative, which translates to MASTEKKISKEDISNEEGNEKEEKKSNNKDLLENNSEKSCSGIQKTIRLLNLFSNSEKKRKIDISTEECTDKILEKQNTLSSKDKDQNSFNYMNNEYMIEKGNVKLCEDQREGTHTRMSHLGNEGSYNKTVSTFEKNETNDEKKNDIKMNDIKNGDIKNNDINNDDIKNGDIKNNDRISLYGKSKKGEEKNRYSKEKTSIHVHAEVEKKDNIKHFFDYTKYRNKCNVTFSMKYKDSSVSLSNDKLTCYGDKGWSSVFVNNGADIGKWYYEIKIEEPVQNFNFLGYKDKIIKVNPYIRVGFACRYMRYDYPIGTDKYSYCVNSKNGKIFNNSISYDCMEPFNVGDIIGCYLNLKNKNSYNFDPRLDKKLYEHLQNGILCDPKNPPLLKKNEGSTIFFSLNGQIKKTSFMDIYEGFYHPSVSLYMGASAKINLGPNFTYNHLQDYVPCVYMEPPIVL; encoded by the coding sequence atggcctcaactgaaaaaaaaatttccaaAGAAGACATAAGTAATGAGGAAGGGAATGAAAAAGAGGAAAAGAAATCAAACAATAAGGatttattagaaaataattCAGAGAAGTCCTGTTCTGGTATACAGAAAACTATTAGGTTATTGAACTTATTTAGTAATAGtgaaaagaaaaggaaaattgATATTAGTACTGAAGAATGTACtgataaaatattagaaaaacaaaatactTTAAGTTCAAAAGATAAAGATCAAAattcttttaattatatgaataatgaatatatgatTGAAAAAGGAAATGTAAAATTATGTGAGGATCAGAGAGAAGGTACACATACTCGTATGAGTCATTTGGGGAATGAGGGATCTTACAATAAAACTGTTTCTACTTTTGAAAAGAATGAAACTAATGATGAGAAAaagaatgatataaaaatgaacgatataaaaaatggcgacataaaaaataatgatataaataatgacgatataaaaaatggcgacataaaaaataatgatagaATATCATTATATGGGAAATCAAAGAAaggagaagaaaaaaatagatatagtaaagaaaaaacaagTATCCATGTACATGCAGaagtagaaaaaaaagataatataaaacatttttttgattACACCAAATATCGAAATAAATGTAATGTAACATTTTCaatgaaatataaagataGTTCTGTAAGTCTAAGTAATGACAAGTTAACTTGTTATGGTGATAAAGGATGGTCAAGTGTGTTTGTAAATAATGGTGCAGACATTGGAAAATGgtattatgaaataaaaattgaaGAACCTGTACAGAATTTCAACTTTTTAGgttataaagataaaattataaaagtcAATCCATATATAAGAGTTGGTTTTGCTTGTAGATATATGAGATATGATTATCCTATAGGTACAGATAAATATAGTTATTGTGTTAATagtaaaaatggaaaaatatttaataattctatTAGTTATGATTGTATGGAACCTTTTAATGTAGGTGATATTATTGGttgttatttaaatttaaaaaataaaaattcatataattttgatCCAAGATTAGATAAAAAGTTATATGAACATTTACAAAATGGAATATTATGTGATCCAAAAAATCCACCtctcttaaaaaaaaatgaaggttcaacaatatttttttctttaaacgggcaaataaaaaaaacatccTTTATGGATATTTATGAAGGATTTTATCATCCTTCTGTAAGTTTATATATGGGAGCATCAGCTAAAATTAACTTAGGCCctaattttacatataacCATTTGCAGGATTATGTCCCATGTGTATATATGGAGCCTCCCAtcgtattataa
- a CDS encoding receptor for activated c kinase, giving the protein MMDNIKEAEISLRGVLEGGHSDWVTSVSTPTDPKLKTIVSASRDKKLIVWNINTDDDSGEIGTAKKSLTGHSQAINDVSISSDGLFALSGSWDHSVRLWDLSLGETIRSFIGHTSDVFSVSFSPDNRQIVSASRDKTIKLWNTLAQCKYTITDQQHTDWITCVRFSPSPNQAIIVSCGWDKLVKVWNLKNCDLNKNLEGHTGVLNTVTISPDGSLCASGGKDGVAKLWDVKEGKHLYSLETGSTINSLCFSPCDYWLCAATDRFIRIWNLESKLIISEIYPVKQSKIGVPWCTSLTWSANGQLLYCGSTDGNIYVYEVKKHSV; this is encoded by the exons ATGatggataatataaaagaagctGAAATTTCTTTAAGGGGTGTTTTAGAAGGTGGTCATAGTGACTGGGTTACATCAGTATCAACACCAACAGACCCCAAATTAAAAACTATTGTTAGTGCTTCAAgag aTAAGAAATTAATCGTGTGGAATATCAATACTGATGATGACAGTGGAGAAATTGGAACAGCTAAAAAATCATTAACTGGTCATTCGCAAGCTATTAATGATGTTTCTATATCGTCTGATGGTTTATTTGCCTTATCAGGTTCATGGGACCATTCAGTACGTTTATGGGATTTATCACTTGGAGAGACTATAAGATCATTTATTGGTCATACTTCTGATGTGTTTAGTGTTTCTTTTAGTCCAGATAATAGACAAATCGTCTCAGCTAGTAGAGACAAAACTATTAAATTATGGAATACCTTAGCACAATGTAAATATACAATAACAGATCAACAACACACCGATTGGATTACATGTGTTCGATTTTCACCATCACCTAATCAAGCTATTATAGTTTCATGTGGTTGGGATAAATTAGTTAAGGTGtggaatttaaaaaattgtgatttaaataaaaacttAGAAGGACATACTGGTGTTTTAAATACTGTCACAATATCACCAGATGGTTCTTTATGTGCATCAGGAGGAAAAGATGGTGTTGCAAAATTATGGGATGTTAAAGAAGGTAAACATTTATATTCCTTAGAAACAGGTTCAACCATTAATTCACTTTGCTTCTCTCCATGTGATTATTGGTTATGTGCAGCAACTGATAGATTCATTAGAATATGGAACTTAGAAAGTAAATTAATCATTTCAGAAATTTATCCAGTAAAACAATCTAAAATAGGTGTACCATGGTGTACATCCTTAACCTGGTCAGCTAATGGccaattattatattgtggTTCCACCgatggaaatatatatgtatatgaagTTAAAAAGCACTCAGTTTGA
- a CDS encoding dehydrodolichyl diphosphate synthetase, putative, whose protein sequence is MALNIIERLVTYVLRDRINIKHISIIMDGNRRFAKEKGLQTALGHFMGSKTLIHIIEICIKLNIKILSVFSFSLLNYNRSPEEIHFLFYLNLLVLINEDFFFKFIKDNKIKIRIIGNLSYVNDSYRKIIYDIEEKTKNFNNIRLNIFFSYTSRNEMSLCSFNPSLYSDTYKNLLKENNIFSGTNILTDPIKEGYFDIPKQEELKTTDHENKNELKFDTKCLCRENVKFNEEQLEIVNYHNKLLTSDLPPPNILIRTSGEQRLSDFMLYQISEFTEIYFINEYWPIFNFLQFIYIILHYTLFQTTKWIFSYSNPCPH, encoded by the exons ATGGCCCTGAATAT aatagAAAGATTGGTAACATATGTATTAAGGGatagaataaatattaaacatatat CCATAATTATGGATGGTAATAGAAGATTCGCCAAAGAAAAGGGTTTACAGACTGCTTTAGGACATTTTATGGGATCTAAAACATTAATACat ataatagaaatatgtattaagttaaatataaaaattttatccgtcttttcattttctctACTTAATTATAATAGAAGTCCTGAagaaattcattttttattttatttaaatttactTGTACTTATTAATGAGGATTTCTTTTT taaatttattaaagacaataaaataaagatcAGAATTATTGGAAACCTATCTTATGTCAATGATTCTTACAGGAAAATTATTTATGACATAGAAGAAAAAACTAAAAATTTTAACAA tataagattaaatatattcttttcatataCAAGTAGAAATGAAATGAGTCTTTGTTCTTTTAATCCAAGTTTATACAGCGACACCtacaaaaatttattaaaagaaaataatattttctctGGTACGAATATTTTGACTGATCCGATTAAAGAAGGTTATTTTGATATTCCCAAACAAGAAGAACTAAAAACTACAGAccatgaaaataaaaatgaattaaaatttGATACAAAATGTCTTTGCAGGGAAAATGTAAAATTCAATGAAGAGCAATTAGAAAt TgttaattatcataataaattaCTTACAAGTGATTTGCCTCCCcctaatattttaataagaaCATCAGGTGAACAAAGACTATCCGATTTTATGTTATATCag ATATCAGAATTTACcgaaatttattttattaatgaaTATTGGccaatatttaattttttacaatttatttatataatattacattataCCCTTTTTCAAACAACAAAGTGGATATTTTCTTACTCCAATCCTTGTCCACACTAA